A single region of the Salvia splendens isolate huo1 chromosome 18, SspV2, whole genome shotgun sequence genome encodes:
- the LOC121776987 gene encoding protein LURP-one-related 11-like encodes MDQHEQTLVNPSANTCSSSSSSSTSEKETFTVWMKSLVCHGNGCTVFNSKGQVAFRVNNYQQRCSTKAFLMDSTGNILFSLNRKKLGFGWWEGFKWSDSNVRTEKVCFRVRRDQRRWVCCVVSDDGCCNYTIEGFEGKSSLKIRDFERRVMAEATQILHSVITNRV; translated from the exons ATGGATCAGCATGA GCAAACACTTGTTAATCCATCGGCAAACACTtgttcatcatcatcttcttcttctacaTCGGAAAAGGAAACGTTCACAGTGTGGATGAAATCCCTCGTCTGCCACGGAAATGGCTGCACGGTCTTCAACTCCAAAGGCCAAGTCGCTTTCCGTGTTAATAATTATCAGCAGCGATGCAGCACAAAGGCCTTTCTCATGGACTCCACCGGCAACATCCTCTTTTCTTTAAACAGAAAG aaattagggtttggatGGTGGGAGGGCTTCAAATGGAGCGATTCGAATGTTAGGACGGAGAAGGTGTGTTTTCGAGTGAGGAGAGATCAGAGGAGATGGGTGTGTTGTGTGGTGAGTGATGATGGTTGCTGCAATTACACgattgaagggtttgaggggaaATCGAGTTTGAAGATTAGAGATTTTGAGAGAAGGGTTATGGCGGAGGCAACACAAATTTTACATTCTGTCATAACAAATCGAGTTTGA